The genomic DNA GGCGAGTGCGATCGGTAGATGTCAATAAACAGCCTGCTCCCGAAGCAGTGGTTGAATTTTTAGCACCCTTGGGCTGGTTAGAGTATGTGCGGGTACTGCCATCGTGAGCCACATCCTGCGTTGTACCTGTTTGTATAGTCTGGGGTTAGGGGGAACTTTACTCCTTTGTCTTCTGTTGTTACCCGCTCGTTTACCGGGGACAACTATTTTTGGCTATGCCCCTAACTGGCTCATGATTTGGTTAGTGGGCTGGAGTCTACGGCGGCCAATCCCCCTAGCAGTAGGAGTGGGTGTTTGCCTGGGGTTACTTCAGGACACATTTGTGTTGCCTCCCGCAGCAGGTATCCTGCCCACCCATGCCCTGGGTTTAGGAATCAGTGGGGGTCTGACAGCTATGTTACAAAAACAGCGCTATGTGCAGGAGGATTTCATCTCCGTTGCTCTCATCGTCTTTGCCATGGTGGTCATCAGTGAAACAATTAACGCCCTCCAACGTACTTGCCTCGGGGAAGACCTTGTGCAGGTCTGGACTGCCCATCAGCGCATTGCCCTCTCCTGTGCTGTCCTCACTAGCTTGTGGTCCCCTGTCCTTTACTTCCCCCTTACCCAACTTCGCCACTGGTTTTACCGATCGGTTCACTTTGTTAATAAAACTTAACGTAGCCTTGGTGATCACTGACCAGGGAGGGGCGGGTAGCCTAAGTGTAAAGAGGAATAGGGAAAAGCTATGGTGGCACAGGTGAGAACCTACAAAATAACCAAGGGTATTGGCAGGTATGACCTTGATGACTACTATGCTGTTTTGGGAGTACCCCTCAGCTCTACTGCCGAGGCTCTAAGGCAGCGCTATCTCACCCTGGCTAAGCAACTCCACCCAGACCTTGTACCTCAGAACCCCCAAGCTCATCAATATTTATCGCGGTTAGTCAACCCTGCCTACGCTGTTTTGCAGCAGGAGCGGGAACGATCGGAGTATCTTGACCTGCTACGTCTTCTGGCGAAGCGGCTAATGAAGCAATCCGTCAAAGATTTTACCCCCCAGTCGGAAGCAGCGCAAAGGTTAATAGCGAATCCCAGTATCAGTTTATACGAGCGGTTAGTGACAGAGATTGCTGCTAAACAATTTCAGGATTTAAGCAAAACTTGGGACTACATTAACTGTTTGAGTGAACTAAATTTAGTTTATCTCCTACTGCAGGAAGGTTTTCGTCCCCATAGTCCCCAAAGTGCACCAGCAGTCCGCTACGAAGATTTCCGTACTGTCAAAGACACTAGCAAACCTAGCCCCCCTACAGCCAAGCAACACATTGTCAGGGCCCAGGAACACATGAAGGCGGAATTGTGGACAATGGCACTCCAGGAATTGCGGGCAGCTTTACAACTAGAACCCCAAAACAGCCTCTGTCATGCTCTCCTAGGTAAGGTCTATCTCCATCAAAACGTGCCGGGCATGGCAAAGGTCAGCTTCCAGCAGGCATTGAAGTATGACCCGCAAAACCCCATTGCCTTGTTAGGGATGAAGGAAGTAGAAAAACTGAAATCAAAGACACAAACTAAAGGCAAGAAAGATGAGGGCGGTTTCTTCGGTTGGTTAGGGAATAAAAAGTAATTACTTGTGCTATAGTAGAAGCTCACAGGGACGTATAGCTCAGGTGGTTAGAGCGTCACGTTGACATCGTGAAGGTCACTGGTTCGAGTCCAGTTACGTCCATTTTCTTCAGGTTGTGTTAAGTTCTGTTAGTAGAAATTGAAGTAAAGCCAAAATTATTCCTAGGGGCAGTTAATCTCCCACTATGATTGAGGTCAACAAGTACGAGTGGGATTATGCTAAAGACGGAAGCGGCGATTGCCAGCATTGTTGCCAGAGAGATTTTGGATTCGCGAGGGAGACCTACCCTAGAAGCAGAAGTAAGATTAGCTGATGGCACGATCGGTTTATCCCAAGTACCCAGTGGGGCATCGACGGGGAGTTTTGAAGCCCATGAGCTGCGGGACGGGGATAAGAGCCGTTATGGGGGTAAGGGTGTCCTCAAGGCGGTAGAGAATGTACATAGCCAAATTGCGCCCGCTTTGGTGGGACTAGACAGTCGTGACCAAGAACTGTGCGACCGCACAATGCTGCAGCTAGATGGTTCCCCCAACAAAGCTAATCTGGGAGCGAATGCAATTTTAGCAGTCTCGTTGGCAGTGGCGAAGGCAGCAGCCCAGTACCTGCGGTTGCCTCTCTACCGTTACCTGGGCAATCCCCTCTCCCATGTGTTGCCTATCCCTTTAATGAATGTCCTCAATGGCGGTGCCCATGCCGATAATAATGTCGATATTCAGGAATTTATGATCGTTCCCCTCGGTGCGCCTACGTTTCGGGAAGCACTGCGCTACGGGGCAGAGGTATTTGCTAAGCTCAAGGAAGTGTTGCATGAGCGCAAACTCTCCACCAGTGTTGGGGATGAGGGGGGTTTTGCTCCTAACCTGGAGTCCAACCAGGCAGCCTTGGATTTGCTGATCGAAGCGATCGAAAAAGCAGGCTATACCCCTGGTAAACAGATCAGTCTGGCACTGGATGTGGCAGCTAACGAATTGTACAAGGATGGCAAATACACCTTCGATGGCACAAGTCATAATCCAAGTGCTACCATTGCCTACTACAAAGATTTGGTGCAGAAATACCCGATCGTTTCCCTAGAAGACGGACTACAGGAAGAGGACTGGGGCAACTGGCAAACTCTCACTACCGAACTAGGGAATATTCAGTTAGTAGGGGATGATTTATTTGTGACCAATAAAATTCGTCTGTTACGGGGCATTCAGGAAAAGTGCGCTAATGCCATCTTAATCAAACTCAACCAAATTGGCAGCCTGACGGAAACCCTGGAAACTGTGATGACGGCTACAGCTAACAAATACCGATCGGTAATTAGCCATCGCTCCGGGGAAACGGAAGACACCACGATCGCTGACCTGGCAGTGGCAACGGGGGTCGGGCAAATTAAAACCGGCTCCCTCTGTCGCAGTGAAAGAGTGGCTAAGTACAATCGGCTCCTGCGCATCGAAGCAGAACTGGGGGCAAAAGCAGTCTACGGCGGCACCCTCGGTATCCTCTAGTCACCCACAAGATATGGGCAAATTCTACATCGACTGGGATTACTGCCTAGCCTTGGCAGAGACCCTCTCTGACCTGCAAACAGGTAAACTGAATTCCCAAGAACGCTTGCACCTTGCGACAGAACTAATAGAAGTAAGCCAGCCTTACCATCGGGATTTTGCCTTGCAACTGCAAGTGTTTCTTGCCTCCCTTTGCCGAACTCTGTCTGCTCGTTCTGCCGCTGCCCAAGCCTTCTACCGTGCTAACCTGCTCCAGCAACTGTACGATATTCAGAATTGCCTAACCCAGTACCCTAGCCTAACTCACTACAGCTCCAGGCTATTCGATCGATTCTGGCGCACTCTAGATTTACTCCCCCTGCAACTGCAGATTAGCGACGAAGCAGACAGGAAAAAGGGCAGAGAGTCCAGCAAACTCGATCGGGCTGCTTGAAACTCCTGCCTCTTCTACCTTCCCCTAGCGGAGTTCTGCCACTAGAGGAGCTGTTCGTGCCGCAAAAGCAGGTAACTTACTTGTAGCAAAGGAGTGTCTGACCTCGGCATTGACAGCAACTGTTTTAGCATCAAACACCGTCGTACAGAGCTTGGGATATAAGCCGACGGCAATCACAGGCACCAAGAAACAGAGAGCAATGAAT from Pseudanabaenaceae cyanobacterium SKYG29 includes the following:
- the mreD gene encoding rod shape-determining protein MreD, with translation MSHILRCTCLYSLGLGGTLLLCLLLLPARLPGTTIFGYAPNWLMIWLVGWSLRRPIPLAVGVGVCLGLLQDTFVLPPAAGILPTHALGLGISGGLTAMLQKQRYVQEDFISVALIVFAMVVISETINALQRTCLGEDLVQVWTAHQRIALSCAVLTSLWSPVLYFPLTQLRHWFYRSVHFVNKT
- a CDS encoding J domain-containing protein, translated to MVAQVRTYKITKGIGRYDLDDYYAVLGVPLSSTAEALRQRYLTLAKQLHPDLVPQNPQAHQYLSRLVNPAYAVLQQERERSEYLDLLRLLAKRLMKQSVKDFTPQSEAAQRLIANPSISLYERLVTEIAAKQFQDLSKTWDYINCLSELNLVYLLLQEGFRPHSPQSAPAVRYEDFRTVKDTSKPSPPTAKQHIVRAQEHMKAELWTMALQELRAALQLEPQNSLCHALLGKVYLHQNVPGMAKVSFQQALKYDPQNPIALLGMKEVEKLKSKTQTKGKKDEGGFFGWLGNKK
- the eno gene encoding phosphopyruvate hydratase, yielding MLKTEAAIASIVAREILDSRGRPTLEAEVRLADGTIGLSQVPSGASTGSFEAHELRDGDKSRYGGKGVLKAVENVHSQIAPALVGLDSRDQELCDRTMLQLDGSPNKANLGANAILAVSLAVAKAAAQYLRLPLYRYLGNPLSHVLPIPLMNVLNGGAHADNNVDIQEFMIVPLGAPTFREALRYGAEVFAKLKEVLHERKLSTSVGDEGGFAPNLESNQAALDLLIEAIEKAGYTPGKQISLALDVAANELYKDGKYTFDGTSHNPSATIAYYKDLVQKYPIVSLEDGLQEEDWGNWQTLTTELGNIQLVGDDLFVTNKIRLLRGIQEKCANAILIKLNQIGSLTETLETVMTATANKYRSVISHRSGETEDTTIADLAVATGVGQIKTGSLCRSERVAKYNRLLRIEAELGAKAVYGGTLGIL
- a CDS encoding DUF29 family protein translates to MGKFYIDWDYCLALAETLSDLQTGKLNSQERLHLATELIEVSQPYHRDFALQLQVFLASLCRTLSARSAAAQAFYRANLLQQLYDIQNCLTQYPSLTHYSSRLFDRFWRTLDLLPLQLQISDEADRKKGRESSKLDRAA